The Pseudomonas fulva 12-X sequence GCCCTTGCCGCCATGCTGGTGCTGTTGATCAGTGTCAGTACAGTATTCGCCCTGCGCTCGCTGAGCAGCGCCAACCTGGTGACCCGCGAAGAGCACCTGGGCAGCGAAGCACGTCTGCTGGCCGACCAACTGAGCACCTTCCACGAAAGCCTGCGTGAAAGCACCCAACGCCTGGCCGGCCTGTTCGAGCGCCGCTTCAGCGGCGGCCTGCGCGTCAGCCCGGACGAACGCGTGACCGTCGGCGCCCTGCAGGCGCCTGCCCTGTACCTGGGCAACACCCAGCTGAACAACGATTTCAGCGAAGTCGATGAATTTCGCCGCCTGACCGCCGGCGTAGCGACCATCTTCGTGCGTGATGGCGACGACTTCGTGCGCGTGACCACCTCGCTGACCAAGCAGGACGGTGGCCGCGCCATCGGCACCGTGCTCGACCGCAACCATCCGGCCTACGCTCGCCTGCTGGCCGGCGACAGCTACGTCGGCCGCGCGCTGCTGTTCGAGCGCTTCTACATGACCCAGTACACGCCGGTACGCGACAGCGCGGGCCGGGTGATCGCCGTGCTGTTCGTCGGCTTCGATTACACCGACGCGCAGAACGCCCAGTTCGCCAACCTGCAGCGCTTCCGCATCGGCAGCACCGGCTCCCTGGCGCTGCTCGACGATCAGAACAAATGGCTGGTGGCGCCCTACAGCGCCAAGAACCCCGAGCAGCTGACCAGCAACATGACCAAGGTGCTGGGCACCCCGGGTAAGGGCGGTTTCTGGAGCGATGGCGAGCAGCAGTTCTACAGCGTCGCCGTGCCCTTCGCCGGCGGCCCGTGGACCGTGGTGGCGAGCATGCCGGAGGAAGAAATCCAGGCGGTGACCTGGAGCGTCGGCAGCCAACTGGCCATCGGCAGCCTGGTGACCCTGGTGCTGGCCGTGCTGGCGGTGATCTGGCTGCTGCGCCGCAAGCTGCGCCCGCTGGGTGATCTGGTCGAGCAGGCCCAGGCCCTCGGTGCCGGTGATCTGAGCGTGCGTCTGCAGGTCAAGAGCCACGACGAGATTGGTGAGCTGTCGCGCAGCTTCAACCAGATGAGCGAGGCGCTGTCGACCATGGTCGCGCGCATCCGCAGCGCCGCCGGTAACGTCAGCCAGCGCGCCGAGGCCTTGTCCGGTCTCTCCCGCGGCGCCTATGAAGGCATCGAGCAGCAGTCCGGCGAGATCAGCAGCATGGCCGGTGCGGTGGAGGAATTCAGCGCCACTTCGTTGAACATCGCCGACAACATGCGCAGCACCGAGCGCATGGCCAGCGAGAACGCCAGCCAGACCCGCATCGGCCGCAGCTCCATGGAAGAAGCCTCTGCCGCCCTGGAACAGATCTCCCAGTCGGTCAACAGCGCCGCCAAGGTCATCGACAGCCTCGGCCAGCGTTCCCAGGAAATCGGCGGCATTCTCAGCGTGATCACCTCGATTGCCGACCAGACCAACCTGCTGGCGCTCAATGCGGCCATCGAGGCAGCGCGCGCTGGCGAGCAGGGCCGCGGTTTCGCCGTGGTTGCCGACGAGGTGCGCAGCCTGGCCGGCCGTACCCGCGAGGCGACCACCGAAATCTCCAGCATGATCAGCAGCATCCAGGGCGAGACCAGCAGCGCGATCAGCACCATGGAGCAGGGCCGCCAGTTGATGCAGAACGGCCTGGAGCTCAACGCCAAGGTCGCCGCGGCGCTGACCCATATTGCCGAGCAGACCAGCGCTGCCGGCGAGCAGTTCGCTGCCATCACCACCGCCACCGCCGAGCAGAGCAGCACCGCTACCGTGCTGAGCAGCAACCTGCAGAGCATCGCCCTGGCCAACGGCGAGCAGCGCGAAGTGATCGCCAACCTGGCGCACACCTCCAAGGAGCTGGAAACCCTGGCCAGCGACCTGCACCGCGAAGTCGAGCGCTTCCGCTAACAGGCTGTTGAAAAACTACCTACGTTGCCATTGCTGCGTTAAAAACAGCCTAAAAATGCTCATTTACAACACGTAAACTGCGCTTTTTCGGCTGTTTTTGTGGTGCCGCCCAGGCCTTGCACTGACTGCCTCGCCTACGTTTTTCAACGGCCTGCTAAGCGCGCCCTCTATGCCTGGCGCTGCGTATCAGCGCCAGCCGCCTTCCGAGCCCCGATTCCGGGGCTCGTCTACGCTTGAGTCATCATCCTGAAAAAACCGGGCTGCCAGGCTGCTGGCCTGCTGCGGCGACCGCGTTGCAAGCCGCGGCTGTGCAGCATTGCGGGGCATTTCGTGTG is a genomic window containing:
- a CDS encoding methyl-accepting chemotaxis protein, with product MAGAVEEFSATSLNIADNMRSTERMASENASQTRIGRSSMEEASAALEQISQSVNSAAKVIDSLGQRSQEIGGILSVITSIADQTNLLALNAAIEAARAGEQGRGFAVVADEVRSLAGRTREATTEISSMISSIQGETSSAISTMEQGRQLMQNGLELNAKVAAALTHIAEQTSAAGEQFAAITTATAEQSSTATVLSSNLQSIALANGEQREVIANLAHTSKELETLASDLHREVERFR